The Gopherus evgoodei ecotype Sinaloan lineage chromosome 4, rGopEvg1_v1.p, whole genome shotgun sequence nucleotide sequence GAtaagctgggaagggttcattTCTCCCCTCCATCCCATGCGGAGTCCCCTATACTGCCATTTCAAAGTGCCTATGGGGCTCGCACCTCAACCCGCCCAAATCCCCCCCCAGAGCCGCTCACCTTCTTCATGTCCTCGTAGAAGAGGAAGAGCACGCAGTGCATGTCCTTCACCTTCCACCAGCCCTTCACGTGGTCGTGCCACGGACCCCAGCCCACTATAGCAGAAAGAGCAGGGAGACAGCACCATGAGCACAAGCGGGGCTgcggagcagtgtgtgtgtgagggttcCCCAGCAGGGCTCACTCTCTGAGACCACAGGGGCACTAAGGGGATCCCAGGGCTGAACGTGCAGGGGTGTGGTCTCCCCACCAGGGGACAATCTCCCCAGGATTGGGGTCACTCGGGAGGGACCCCAGGGCTGAGACTGTGGGTGGGCTGTCTTCCCACCAGGGGACAATCTCCCCAGGATTGGGGTCACTCGGGAGGGACCCCAGGGCTGAGACTGTGGGTGGGCTGTCTTCCCACCAGGGGACAATCTCCCCAGGATTGGGGTCTCTGGATGGGACCCCAGGTCTGAGACCGTGTGGGTGGGGTGTCTCCCCAGCAGAGGACAATCTCCCCAGGATTGGGGTCACTGGATGGGACCCCAGGGCTGAGACCATATGGGTGGGGTGTgtccccagcaggaggtgctctgccCAGGCTGGGAGCTTAAGGGGGGATCCCATAGCTGAGGGTACAGGGGCTCTCCCCAGCAGGGCGCATTCTCCTTGGGGGAGGAGCTCTAGGGGGACTCAAGGGCTTAGGGCACAAAGATAGGAGGTCTCCCCAGCAGGGTGTGCTCTCTCTGGAATGGGGAGCTCAAGGGGGGGGATCTCAGGACTGAGAGCACATGGCTGGGGACATCTccccagcagagggtgccctCCCCAGGGTGGGATATTCTAGGGGGGACCCCTGGGCTGAGAGGGTGGGATAACTCCCAGCAGCGGCGCCCACCCCAGGACGGACAACAGGAAGAGGAATTTCTGGATACCAAGCCAAGGAGCTGGGCTGAACTCACCTTTGCCCGCCATGAACATCTCAAAATACTCGTGCCAGGGGCCCGGGTCAGGCAACACCTTGTTCATTCTCTGGAAGTGGTAGTAGGAGACCATGCAGTCCTTGGCATTACGAGCCACGTACAGGAactgggtggatggggcaggaacaACAGAGGGAGAGGGGTTTGCTATTGGTCACTGCTGCAGGGTGAGGGGGTCTCTAAGCTCAAGTTTAGAGGGGAGGAGGTTACCTTAcacctctgctcccagctgtTGAATACCCACACAGCAGCCCTGCACAGGAATCACTCACCtagccctgaaatgcagccacctctggggcggggcgcaGTGGCTGCCATTGTGAGCATGGTGCTTAGAGGAAGGATTACCTTACACTGCTGTTCCCAGAAGGATGGAGGCAGCAGTTTGACGGGGAGGTGGGTTTTCAGGGTCCGTGGCGAGGGCATGGCTTCAGCCTGTTCCACACCTGCAGGCAGGAGTGAGGTTCAGATGTTGTGCGTGAAGAAccagccccacccaccccagtaGCACCTACCTGACGGTTGAGGTGGTCGAACCCACTCGATGAAGGGGTGCCGGTGGTGGACAGGGGCACGCTTGCACTTCTCCAAGTCTCCATCCTGCTGGATCATGTCTACTATCTCCTGGATCCATGTTGTGCCTTCCCACCGGGAAAGGAGTGGATTTGAGTGTTTATTCCAACCAAACCTGCTGTGCCCATCTTGTTAAGGAGATTGGGTTTACTGGCTGCCTTGAGACACCAAGGCTAGTGGATAAAACACCAGAattgagagacctgggttctagtcttggCCAGCTAGGGGACCTTGAAGAAGTCACTttccctctttgtgcctcagtttccccatctttaaattAGGATACTGATGCCAATCTCCTgtgcaaagtgctctgagatgAGATGACAGAAAAtgctatataagaactagggataTTCCATTCAGACTGAATGACGGAGCAACTAAATGCTCTTTTGCTTAGTGATAGCTGAAACAAAGGAAAAAGCCACCCTGGGGACAGATAATGAAAGCCACTGCTCAAAGACTAGATTGAATGCAAATACAGGAGGCTGGGGATCTACTCACTTGATTGCAGCTGTGTGTCTAAAAGAGAAGCCAGCAGCAAGCAAGCCCCAGAGACAAAGCTaagcaagagagagattttgagcagagggttgccTGGAAAAGAGTCTTGGAATTGTAAGCAAAGAACCAGTCCCCTGTGGTTTGATCCTTGCTGTGCTCAGGTCAGAGGACTCTCtatattccttgtaaataaacagaattgcatcaaagaaataccaatTCCTGTGTTAATTTCTCTTTCTAACCAAAAGAACCCACAGGACCCTAAAAATTCACTATCCCCTTAGGTCAAAAAGGTGTAACAATGTATTCTCCATGTATAGGGTGAcctgacagcaagtgtgaaaaatcgggacaggggtggggtggttataagagcctatataaaaaaaaagactcaaaaattgggtctgtccctataaaattgggacatctggacaCCCTCTCCATGTTTCTTTTCAAAGAGTACGTCTgtaccggggtaggcaacctatggcacgtgtgccaaaggtggcacgcgaactgattttcagtggcactcccactgTCCGGGTCCTGTCCTGACAGTCCTTCGCACGATACTTGACCAGTCGTCTACCACCTCCAAGGCTCTTCCTTGAGCAGTCTATTGAATCTTCCCTACCACAGTGGTAGAAGCCCTTTAACAATGCTCCCAGCCACAGGAATTGAATCTCAGTGCTCCCAACTTTCTCTATAGCTTTCCCCTCAGCAAACACCCACCTGCTTTGGGGTAGGTGCAGATGAGCAGATCGTCGGGCCTCGCTTGGAAACTCTGGATCCGCTGCCATTCATTACAGGTGACCTGGACGAGCGGAATCCCCTCCACTTCGCCCAGTTCTGGATGTCCCTCTTTTTCCAGCGTGAGCGCTTTAGTCTGTTCTTTGGACATAGTGTatggcagactagatgatcatccagcactgaaatgcagccgcctctggggtgaGGCACAGCAAGTATTAAATACTCACTAGTGTCCTGGCTGAGATGCTGAAAAAATAACTATCAAGTATTTGTCTCCATTTAAGCAGTGCATACCAACCGTGTAAACCGAGCCAGGGATCAGAGAGATAAGAAGGgttctctcatagactcatagactttagggtcagaagggacgaatatgatcatctagtctgacctcctgcacaaagcaggccacagaactctacccatccacttctataacaaactcttaacctatgtctgagttattgaagtcttcaaattgtggtttgaagaactcaagctgcagagaatccaccagcaagtgacccatgccccacgctgcagaggaaggcgaaaaacctccaggacctctgccaatctgccccagaggaaaattccttcccgaccccaaatatggcgatcagctaaaccctgagcatgggcaagactcaccagccagcacccaggaaagaattctctgcagtaactcagatcccatccaacatcccatcacagaccactgggcatacttacctgctgaaaatcaaagatcaattgccaaaattaagctatgccatcataccatcccttccataaacttatcaagcttagtcttaaagccagatatgtcttttgcccccactactccccttggaaggctgttccagaacttcactcctctaatggttagaaaccttcatctaatttcaagtctaaacttcctagtgtccagtttatatccatttgttcttgtgtctacattggtactaagcttaaataattcctctccctccctaatattaatccctctgatatatttataaagagcaagcatatcccccctcagccttcttttggttaggctaaacaagccaagttctttgagtctcctttcataaggcaggttttccattccttggatcatcctagtagcccgtctctgaacctgttccagtttgagtgcatccttcttaaacatggaagaccagaactgcacacagtattccagatgaggtctcaccagtgccttatataacggtactagcACTCTCCGTCTCCCATCAGCAGTAACAAGCCTTCAGTCTGAACTCAGTTAAGAATAAAGAACAACCTGTGTGTGATGCAGGAGTCAGATTCGAGTCTGGCTCAGATCTTGACTCCACGATGCTAACAGAGTAAAACCGCTGTTAAAGCAGCAAGACAGGACTCACACAGAGAGCAAAACAGTTGAGCAAAAAGCTGGCATTTGAAAATAACAGTTATTCATTTGTACATTTTAAGTAAGTGTTGAGGACGGGTGGATCCGTGAGTAGGGCAGCAGCCTTTGCCTCAGAAGACCTTGTTCAATTGCCAGATTTCCCGTGTCATCTTGGGCAAATCGCTTAGtctctctgggtacgtctacccAGCAGAAAAAACACACGCAGCAGGGAGTCTCAAAGCCTGAGCCTACAGACTTGGGCGTGTGCTATAGGGCTAAAAAGAACATGTAGATGTTCCCATCAGGGTTCTGAAACCTAGCAAAGCGGGTGGAACTCAGAGCCGGAGAAGAAATGCCTGTGTGGctgtttttagccctgtagcatgagCCTGGGTATATAGATCCAGACTTGGAGACATGCTCCTGTGGATTTATTGTGCAGCATGGCTgtaccctctgtgcctcagtttcccatctgtaaaatgggtataatagccctgccctgccccacagaggtGTCTGAGTGCGAATACATTGAAGATTGCGAGGTGCTCGGCTACTGGGACAACTGGGGCATATAAACACCATAGGTACGGTGTATAATTTCATTAATAAGCCTCTGTTTTGCAGATGAGGGTGTAAAGGCCCAGAGACGTCCAACTCCATTCGatccagcccagccaggggagtatttagcaaaaaaaaattgcccagcaagtcagtggcaaagagagaccccaggtgtcctgactccaaCAGACTGGCTCATTTCTCAGCTTACACTTATGCCTTAAACTGTCTTTTCTTTTGCTCATTTGATTGATCCCAGCTGAACTGTAGTAACCAGAGAATCCCAATCTGCAGTCAATTATCCCCAAACTCTGGGAGTGATCAGTTCATCTCTTGCCATAACTCCTTTAAAACGAAACCCCCTGTTATGCCATAAAGTTAGAGAACTAAAGTATGGATATTATTGTTGGCTTTTTAGTGGATCTGAGCCAAGACTCCCACCTACAGCTCCTCAGCTTTTTACCTTCTGCCTCTTGTCTTGACAAAGCTCCTCCAGCCTCCTTCTCACCTCCGATGGTTGATGGAGTTTATAAAGCTGCTTAATCTGGATGCTGAACtttctcctgctggggagcaaagTTTCCTTGTTGATCAGCTAGGCAAAGCCCAGCACTGCTCTTAGCAGGCAGCATTTTTAATCCAAGTTGGTCAGTTTCACATGATTGGGCAGTTTCTGTTCCTCACCCATCTGCTGCAGAGTCCTGCAGCTGTTCTTTGAACCCATGGCATGGCCCCTCCACCCACAGGGAGCGCTAATGTGAATTTAATGGGCATTCTCGGGAAGAGTCAAAGAGCACAGATTGGATCGTACAGAGGCAGTGGGGTTTATTTAGCTACAGcggaggagtggggtctagtggatcAGAGCGGGGATTGGAAATCAGGACTCCCGTGGTCTGTTTTCAACTCTGGGAGGAACTGTGACTCCAATCCTGCTGGGAGCTAGAGCTAGTCCCCAGATATCCTGAACACccagccttcccctgcagctttaacccactagacccccctcctctcccctcctcgagctgaggatagaacccaggagtcctggctagcCCCCACCCTCCAGCTCTAACCCacgagaccccactccccttccagagctggggatagaacccaggagtcctggctgccaacccccccccccccgctctaacccactagaccctcctcccctccaagaaCTAAACAGTTTAAACCAGACACATCCATTCCATTCTGACCAGGTAATTATGTGTGTCCTGTTTTCGGGACTGCTGTCTACAGATCTAGAAGAAGACACCTGTGGAGTAGGACACCAGCTCCATTGAGACCACACACCCACTTGGCAATTTGATGAGGCTCAGCTTTAAATCTTAAGGAGCCCCCTGGTGCCGAATTGACTGATATTTATTGCCAAACAGTACAGCTATCTGTTCCACGATTTAACCCAGAGGGAAACAGGAGACAGTTCAGGGGTTCAAACTTTATCccagcggtaggcaacctatggcacacatgccgaaggtggcatgcaagctgattttccgGGGCACCCACACTGCcagggtcttggccaccggtccggggtctctgcattttaatttaattttaaatgaagcttcttaaacatttcaaaaaccttatttactttacatacaacagtagtttagttatatattatagacttatagaaagagatcttctaaaagcgttaaaatgtattactggcatgcaaaaccttaaattagagtgaataaatgaaaacacggcacaccacttctgaaaggttgccgacccctgatctattcCCTAGGGTGATGTGTAGGGACAGCCAGAGCCTTTTTCCAGCTGTACTATATCCCAGTGAGGCATAACACAGCAGGGCTAGTTCCTCACCTGGTCTAAATGGGCATAGCACCATTGTAACCAAGCCGACCGCTCTGGAactgaagaatccaccacattccCTGGAAGTTTCGTCCAATGGTTAGTAACCTCTTTGTGCTGTTGTGGAGGAAGACTCCTTGCCTATATTTTGTCCCGGCAATGCGGGAAGGGCAGGGGTAGGTCTAAAACAGGCAAGGCTCATAGCAGGTCTAGATGACGTGACAGTGAAAGAACTGAGGATGGCTAGCATCTGGTCTACTTTGCAGGGAAAAGCTGGTGTAGATACATCCTCTGAGTGCTACCGTCTCATGAAAACTTGACTTGTAGGTGTCCCTGTGCTATTTATGAGGTGCCTGACATCTTGGTATCACAGTGGTAACAGCACACAGGAGGCTGAGCTAGTGGTTAGAACACAGGGGAATGGACATTAGACTCctggttctagccccagctctagGAGAAGAATGGTGTCTAGGGGTTACATTGGGGGAGGATGAGAGTTAAGACTtgtgggttctatccctggttcTGAGAGGGTAGTGGGGCCCATTGAGTTGGGgttgggagctaggactcctgggttctttccctggctctgggaaggaagTGGAGTCTAGTGGGTTAGGGAGGGGTATGGCGAGGATacagaactcctgagttctattctcagctctccTGGAAACTGTGGTTTAATGGTTATGGTGGAAGATTGaaatccaggactcctggatctTCTTTCCACTTCATCTGAGAAGAAAGCTTCTgtgtccccttccccacccaatgagccagccagtccccctgccctgggACTGGATCAGAGCTGTTGTTCCTGAGAGAGAAAAGGCCTGCATCCCATTCCCTGATCCCCTAAACTGGCCAGTCCCCTGTCCTGGGGCTGGATCGGAGCCTGCTCCCCCTTGAGGGGAAAAGCTCCCTACCCTAttctctgagccagccagtcctgcagcATTTAGGGTTATAACTGCAGCCCAGTGTTGTCCCCTGTATTCCACAATGCACGGCTTGCCGCTCAGTTTGCTGAAGCCGTTGATGTACAGCTCAGGGGGCCCAGTGGAATACAAAGCCAGACACCACCACCCTAGGATAATGGCTGGGCTGCCAGAGAACGTAGGAGAAAAGGCTGAGACACAATTACGTACCTAGACTCTGAGCAGCAGGGCAGTCGAGCTGTGCCATGCGATCCAGCAAGGAGTGGCCTTATCGAGGGCTCCTTCTTGTTCAAATACCCTGCTGCTGGTGTGATTGACGGCTCCTGAATCCAAACAGCTTCTGCCCACCATGCGCCCACTTCCTGACCCAGAGCACATGTGTCTGAATCACCTAATCAGGGCGGCGGTATCACGCCCTATGCAAAGAACCGTGGGGACGCTTTGGCTAGGCCAACAGGGCTCTGTCAGAACCATTCTCCTGAGCCAAACGGGGttgggctggccaggggcaggcgGGAAAGGGAGCTGATAGCGCAGTTCCTTGGAGTCAGGTGCGAGGGGGTGCTgtgtgcagggagcagggtgcagGCACTTCCCCCTCACACTCAGTACAGTCCCCAACACCCACGTGATGATAAGGGGCACCCTCCTGAGGCAGACAGTGCTGACtccagtgtggcactagggggcccTGTGCTGCAtggagtgggatgggggggctcagtaggggtcgctctcccctggcagtcagagcAGACCTCAGCCTGGTGATAAGGTTGCGTGACGCAGGGTGCCAGATGGGGGACtgagtagggggcactctcccctggctGTCAGTGCTGACCTCAATGCTGCGCTACAGGGCACTATGAGCGATTCATAGTCTGTCCCCCCTGCCTTCCAGTACAGAATTGTTCCCTACAATCAGCTTTCCAAGGCTTTGCTCAATCTTAAATTTTAAATGgcaccaggtcccagccctggTCTTGGGAGGCGATTTCCGACTGTGATGCATCCCACAAGGGGTTTTCCTGATACTCAATGCAAATCCCGCATCCTGGAATTTGATGCTGATTGCTACCTGTGCCGGGGTGCACCTGGCCCTTCGTCGCCCCCTGCTGGAGAATCCCCAGTCCTACTACACCCTGTCTCACACAAGCAGAGACAGAGGAAGGTTCTCCAGGTCTGCCTAGAGAGGATGCACGgatgcagccaatcagagcccagaaagCTTAGATAAAAGGTGCTGCAGAGCGTGGCAGGTCCTGACCTAGCCCCAGACCTGGGGCTGATGAGGGCAGACAGACTGTTTTGCTATCCTGGAAGGGATTAATTTTGACTGTGTGACAgtcagagggctgagccactgaagatcTGCCAGGTGAGGTTGGCAACCCACCGAGGCAGTGCCAGGAATGGGAAAGGCCTGCAGTACCACCCGTGGCAGCAGGTGGTGCTCAAGAGGCATGGGGTATCTGGCCTACCACTCCCATGAAGCTCTGCAGGACCTGAGTCAGAGGCGGTTTAATGTCAAACTGGCTAAAAGCAAAACAATTTGCCGTTTCAGAATCtaaattttttcagaatttttcatgttgtaaaaaaatgcagaattttgacTTTTGCCCCGAATCTGTATGAAAAAACGAATGCCAGAATGATCAGAGTCTCTCGTGGCTTAGAATGTATTATTTTCAACCATATCTATCACCATAACTTATAAGCACTCAACTCTATTTTTTAAACAGAACTAAAAATATTAACATCGTAGCTTTACGTCCAACAC carries:
- the LOC115651459 gene encoding sulfotransferase 1C2-like, with amino-acid sequence MSKEQTKALTLEKEGHPELGEVEGIPLVQVTCNEWQRIQSFQARPDDLLICTYPKAGTTWIQEIVDMIQQDGDLEKCKRAPVHHRHPFIEWVRPPQPSGVEQAEAMPSPRTLKTHLPVKLLPPSFWEQQCKFLYVARNAKDCMVSYYHFQRMNKVLPDPGPWHEYFEMFMAGKVGWGPWHDHVKGWWKVKDMHCVLFLFYEDMKKDLKREIQKVAQFLGKNLDQELLDKIVYHTSFDVMKDNPMANRSGVPRSFMDLSISPFMRKGTVGDWKNHFTVAQNERFEEDYEKKMAGTNLTFCMEL